From Pseudomonas sp. StFLB209, a single genomic window includes:
- a CDS encoding LLM class flavin-dependent oxidoreductase, which yields MKRLSDIKISTLDLVPVREDKGPADALHRSLDLARHVEKLGFNRFWVAEHHNMDGIASSATSVLLGYLAGGTSTIRVGAGGVMLPNHAPLVIAEQFGTLASLYPGRIDLGLGRAPGSDQMTARALRRERSGSADDFPDDVAELVKYLGPRTPEQKVIAVPGYGTEVPIWLLGSSLFSAQLAGMRGLPYAFASHFAPRYMHEAIRVYRNHFQPSEVLDKPYVMLGVPLVAADSDEQAEYLATSVYRRILALMRGHSLVQRPPVPDMDGLWLPHEREAVMSFLGLAVIGGPEKIRAKLDVLLEQTEADELIFTCDLFEHTDRLRSFEILAQVAKG from the coding sequence ATGAAACGCCTGTCCGATATCAAGATTTCCACCCTCGACCTGGTGCCCGTGCGCGAAGACAAAGGCCCGGCCGATGCCTTGCACCGCTCGCTGGACCTGGCCCGACATGTCGAGAAACTCGGTTTCAACCGCTTCTGGGTGGCCGAGCACCACAACATGGACGGCATTGCCAGCTCCGCCACCTCGGTGCTGCTCGGCTATCTGGCCGGCGGTACGTCGACGATTCGCGTGGGGGCCGGTGGGGTGATGCTGCCCAACCATGCACCGCTGGTGATCGCCGAGCAGTTCGGCACCCTGGCCAGCCTGTATCCGGGCCGCATTGATCTGGGGCTGGGCCGGGCGCCGGGCTCGGACCAGATGACCGCGCGTGCGCTGCGTCGGGAGCGCTCGGGCAGTGCCGATGATTTTCCGGATGATGTTGCCGAACTGGTGAAGTATCTGGGGCCGCGTACGCCTGAGCAAAAAGTGATCGCAGTGCCAGGTTATGGCACCGAGGTGCCGATCTGGCTGCTCGGTTCAAGCCTGTTCAGCGCGCAACTGGCCGGAATGCGCGGCCTGCCGTATGCCTTCGCCTCACACTTCGCGCCGCGCTACATGCACGAGGCGATTCGCGTCTATCGCAACCACTTCCAGCCTTCTGAAGTGCTCGATAAACCCTATGTGATGCTGGGTGTGCCACTGGTGGCGGCTGACAGCGATGAGCAGGCCGAGTACCTGGCGACCTCGGTGTACCGGCGCATTCTGGCACTGATGCGCGGCCATAGCCTGGTGCAACGCCCACCGGTACCGGACATGGACGGGTTGTGGCTGCCCCATGAGCGCGAAGCGGTGATGAGCTTTCTGGGCCTGGCCGTGATTGGCGGCCCGGAGAAGATCCGCGCCAAACTGGACGTGCTGCTGGAACAGACCGAGGCCGATGAACTGATCTTCACCTGCGACCTGTTCGAGCACACCGACCGTCTGCGCTCGTTCGAGATCCTGGCGCAGGTGGCCAAGGGCTGA
- a CDS encoding DUF1161 domain-containing protein encodes MKRLMLAVGLLTLAGTAAAAGKPCEELKSEIDAKLQAKGVTSYSLEVVEKGSATDQQVVGSCDGGTKEIVYKRG; translated from the coding sequence ATGAAGCGACTCATGCTGGCGGTAGGTTTGTTGACTCTGGCAGGTACAGCCGCTGCGGCGGGTAAACCTTGTGAAGAACTGAAGTCGGAAATCGACGCCAAACTGCAGGCCAAAGGCGTTACGTCCTATAGCCTGGAAGTAGTTGAAAAAGGCAGCGCCACCGACCAGCAGGTGGTCGGCAGCTGCGATGGCGGCACCAAGGAAATCGTCTACAAGCGTGGCTGA
- a CDS encoding dodecin — protein sequence MSDHRTYKKIELIGSSTTSIEDAINNALAEASKSLTHLEWFEVTETRGHIENGKVAHFQVTIKVGFRIANS from the coding sequence ATGAGCGACCATCGCACCTACAAGAAGATCGAGTTGATCGGCTCGTCTACCACCTCGATTGAAGACGCCATCAACAACGCCCTGGCCGAAGCCAGCAAAAGCCTGACCCATCTGGAGTGGTTCGAAGTGACCGAAACCCGCGGTCATATCGAGAACGGCAAGGTGGCGCACTTCCAGGTCACCATCAAAGTCGGCTTCCGGATTGCCAATAGCTGA
- a CDS encoding DUF883 family protein, translating to MASSSLRKASLQSVEAEIESLLKSLESLKADASEESHKTLKSLKASAERALGHSRGLLSDVYEDVKVKTRENAIATRDYAQDHPWTTAGVAVGALGLLAAYLLCKRGD from the coding sequence ATGGCTAGTTCTTCCCTTCGCAAGGCTTCGCTGCAAAGCGTTGAAGCAGAGATCGAAAGTCTGCTCAAGTCGCTGGAAAGCCTGAAGGCCGATGCATCCGAGGAGTCGCACAAGACCCTCAAGAGCCTCAAGGCCAGTGCCGAACGCGCTCTGGGTCATTCCCGCGGGCTGCTCAGCGATGTCTACGAAGACGTCAAGGTCAAGACCCGGGAAAACGCCATCGCCACCCGCGATTACGCTCAGGACCATCCATGGACCACCGCCGGTGTAGCGGTCGGCGCACTGGGCCTGCTGGCCGCCTACCTGCTGTGCAAACGCGGCGACTGA
- a CDS encoding LysR family transcriptional regulator: MKTDKIAATCQENSTVMSRDLPPLNALRAFEAVARLGSVSQAAEQLHVTHGAVSRQLKLLEEHWGVSLLRKDGRGLKLTDAGIRLRDVSAEVFDKLRAVSAELSQGSADAPFVLGCSGSLLARWFIPRLGRLNAELPDLRLHLSAGEGDLDPRRPGLDALLVFAEPPWPADMQVLELARERIGPVLSPHFARFEQLRQAPAQALLSESLLHTTSRPQAWPSWAQHNGIDPQALRFGQGFEHLYYLLEAAAAGLGVAIAPQPLVADDLRAGRLAAPWGFSETPAQLALWVPRRAADGRARQLAQWLREELNSAR, from the coding sequence CTGAAAACCGATAAGATCGCCGCAACCTGTCAGGAAAACTCAACTGTTATGAGCCGTGACTTGCCCCCGCTCAATGCCTTGCGTGCCTTCGAGGCCGTTGCCCGCCTGGGCAGCGTCAGCCAGGCCGCTGAACAGCTGCATGTGACCCATGGCGCGGTAAGTCGCCAACTCAAGCTGCTGGAAGAGCATTGGGGGGTCAGCCTGCTGCGCAAGGATGGGCGTGGCCTTAAACTCACAGATGCCGGTATCCGGCTGCGCGATGTCAGCGCCGAAGTGTTCGATAAATTGCGTGCCGTGTCGGCCGAGTTGAGCCAGGGCAGCGCCGACGCACCGTTCGTGCTCGGCTGTTCCGGCAGCCTGTTGGCGCGCTGGTTCATTCCGCGTCTGGGGCGTTTGAATGCCGAGTTGCCCGACCTGCGCTTGCACTTGTCTGCCGGTGAAGGCGATCTGGACCCCCGGCGTCCGGGGCTTGATGCCCTGCTGGTGTTCGCCGAGCCACCCTGGCCGGCTGACATGCAGGTGCTGGAGCTGGCCCGCGAGCGGATCGGCCCGGTACTCAGTCCGCATTTCGCCCGTTTTGAGCAACTGCGCCAGGCGCCGGCCCAGGCGTTGCTGAGTGAGTCGTTGTTGCACACCACGTCACGGCCACAGGCCTGGCCAAGCTGGGCGCAACACAATGGCATCGACCCGCAGGCGCTGCGGTTCGGGCAAGGTTTCGAGCATCTGTATTACTTGCTGGAGGCGGCGGCTGCCGGCCTGGGGGTCGCCATTGCGCCACAGCCGCTGGTCGCGGACGACCTGCGGGCCGGGCGTCTGGCAGCGCCGTGGGGGTTCAGTGAAACCCCGGCGCAGCTCGCGCTGTGGGTGCCGCGCCGGGCCGCTGACGGGCGTGCCCGGCAACTGGCCCAGTGGCTACGCGAGGAGTTGAACAGCGCGCGCTGA
- the trpB gene encoding tryptophan synthase subunit beta: MTQTTLRNGPDANGLFGSFGGRYVAETLMPLILDLNREYEAAKQDPTFAEQLAYFQRDYVGRPNPLYYAERLSDDLGGAKIFFKREELNHTGAHKINNCIGQVLLAKRMGKTRLIAETGAGMHGVATATVAARFGIPCVIYMGATDIERQQANVFRMKLLGAEIVPVTSGTGTLKDAMNEALRDWVTNVDNTFYLIGTVAGPHPYPAMVRDFQSVIGKEAKEQMLEKQGRLPDSLVACVGGGSNAMGLFHPFLDDSGVQIIGVEAGGHGVDTDKHAASLNGGVPGVLHGNRTYLLQNEDGQIDDAHSISAGLDYPGIGPEHAWLHEIKRVEYVSITDNEALDAFHKCCRLEGIIPALETSHALAEAIRRAPTLPKDHLMVVCFSGRGDKDMQTVMNHMAAAEQNQEKQA; encoded by the coding sequence ATGACCCAGACCACTTTGCGTAACGGCCCCGATGCCAACGGCCTGTTCGGCTCGTTCGGCGGCCGCTACGTCGCTGAAACCCTGATGCCGCTGATTCTCGACCTGAACCGCGAGTACGAAGCCGCCAAACAGGATCCGACCTTCGCCGAGCAACTGGCCTACTTTCAGCGCGATTACGTCGGCCGTCCCAACCCGCTGTACTACGCCGAGCGCCTGAGTGATGACTTGGGCGGCGCGAAAATTTTCTTCAAGCGTGAAGAGCTGAACCACACCGGCGCGCACAAGATCAACAACTGCATCGGCCAGGTGTTGCTGGCCAAGCGCATGGGCAAGACCCGCCTGATCGCCGAGACCGGCGCCGGCATGCACGGCGTGGCCACCGCCACTGTTGCAGCACGCTTCGGGATCCCTTGCGTGATCTACATGGGCGCGACCGACATCGAGCGTCAGCAGGCCAACGTGTTCCGCATGAAGCTGCTGGGCGCCGAAATCGTGCCGGTCACCTCCGGCACCGGCACCCTCAAGGATGCGATGAACGAAGCCCTGCGCGACTGGGTGACCAACGTCGACAACACCTTCTACCTGATCGGCACCGTGGCCGGCCCACACCCGTACCCGGCGATGGTTCGTGACTTCCAGTCGGTGATCGGCAAAGAAGCCAAAGAACAGATGCTGGAGAAGCAAGGTCGGCTGCCCGACAGCCTGGTCGCCTGCGTCGGTGGCGGCTCCAACGCCATGGGCCTGTTCCACCCGTTCCTGGATGACAGCGGGGTACAGATCATCGGCGTTGAAGCCGGTGGCCATGGCGTCGACACCGACAAGCACGCGGCCAGCCTCAATGGCGGCGTACCCGGCGTGCTGCACGGCAACCGTACCTATCTGCTGCAGAACGAAGACGGTCAGATCGACGACGCCCACTCGATTTCCGCCGGCCTGGACTATCCGGGTATCGGCCCGGAACACGCCTGGTTGCATGAGATTAAGCGCGTCGAATACGTCAGCATCACCGATAACGAAGCCCTCGACGCCTTCCATAAGTGCTGCCGCCTGGAAGGCATCATTCCGGCGCTGGAAACGTCCCACGCCCTGGCCGAAGCCATTCGCCGGGCGCCGACGCTGCCCAAGGATCACCTGATGGTGGTGTGCTTCTCGGGCCGTGGCGACAAAGACATGCAAACCGTGATGAACCACATGGCTGCGGCCGAACAGAACCAGGAGAAGCAGGCATGA
- the trpA gene encoding tryptophan synthase subunit alpha, with translation MSRLEHRFAQLKAEGRSALVTFITAGDPGYDTSLKILKGLPAAGADVIELGMPFTDPMADGVAIQLATLRALDAGQTLAKTLQMVREFRADDNSTPIVLMGYYNPIHRFGVEAFVAQAKQAGVDGLIIVDLPPEHDAELATPAQASGIDFIRLTTPTTDDARLPKVLERSSGFVYYVSVAGVTGAGSATTDQVTEAIERLRRHTTLPISVGFGIRTPEQAAAIARLADGVVVGSALVDQIAKAQSPDKAIDGVLSLCAALAEGVRSART, from the coding sequence ATGAGCCGTCTCGAACACCGTTTTGCCCAGCTCAAGGCCGAAGGCCGCTCCGCCCTGGTGACCTTTATCACCGCAGGCGATCCTGGCTACGACACCTCGCTGAAAATCCTCAAGGGCCTGCCGGCCGCAGGCGCCGACGTGATCGAACTGGGCATGCCGTTCACCGACCCGATGGCCGATGGCGTGGCGATTCAGTTGGCGACCCTGCGCGCTCTGGATGCCGGCCAGACCCTGGCGAAAACCCTGCAGATGGTCCGCGAGTTCCGTGCCGACGACAACAGCACGCCAATCGTACTGATGGGTTACTACAACCCGATCCACCGCTTTGGCGTCGAAGCCTTCGTGGCCCAGGCCAAACAAGCCGGGGTCGACGGCCTGATTATCGTTGACCTGCCGCCAGAGCACGACGCCGAGCTGGCGACCCCGGCCCAGGCGTCGGGCATCGACTTCATCCGCCTGACCACTCCGACCACCGACGACGCCCGCCTGCCCAAAGTGCTGGAGCGCAGCTCCGGCTTCGTCTACTACGTATCGGTAGCCGGCGTGACCGGCGCCGGTTCTGCGACCACCGACCAGGTGACTGAAGCCATCGAACGTCTGCGCCGCCATACCACGCTGCCCATCAGTGTCGGCTTCGGCATCCGCACCCCGGAACAGGCAGCGGCCATCGCCAGGCTGGCGGACGGAGTGGTGGTCGGTTCGGCACTGGTCGACCAGATCGCCAAGGCTCAATCGCCAGACAAAGCGATCGATGGCGTGTTGAGTCTGTGCGCCGCGCTGGCCGAAGGTGTGCGAAGCGCTCGGACCTAG
- a CDS encoding anti-virulence regulator CigR family protein translates to MKLPNRIVAGLGILMISASTLLQAAPPDDRGHGRDERGGHQQGPADKPGRGHDNHGGKGPPQDFGPVRQQFQQHRELIGRGQPLPPHVHIVKGKPLPPGYGKRLDARALRELPHYQGYEWRRTGTDIVLIAVGTGIVYAILDGVLN, encoded by the coding sequence ATGAAATTGCCAAACCGCATTGTTGCCGGCCTCGGTATCCTGATGATCAGCGCCAGCACCTTGTTGCAGGCCGCGCCGCCGGATGATCGTGGCCATGGTCGCGACGAGCGCGGCGGTCATCAGCAAGGACCGGCAGACAAACCCGGACGCGGCCATGACAACCATGGCGGTAAAGGCCCACCGCAAGACTTCGGCCCGGTGCGCCAGCAGTTCCAGCAGCACCGCGAGTTAATTGGTCGTGGTCAGCCGTTGCCGCCCCATGTGCACATCGTCAAGGGCAAGCCGCTGCCGCCCGGCTATGGCAAGCGCCTGGATGCCAGGGCGCTGCGCGAACTGCCGCATTATCAGGGCTATGAATGGCGCCGTACCGGCACGGATATCGTATTGATCGCGGTCGGCACCGGGATTGTCTATGCGATTCTCGATGGTGTGCTGAATTGA
- a CDS encoding DOPA 4,5-dioxygenase family protein, translating into MPQIHGYHAHVYFDAQTIDQARALCEAATAKFEIQMGRVHQQLVGPHPDWSCQLAFAHKDFADIVLWLALNRKQLVVFLHPLTGDELADHTAHAIWMGAVRPLNLDVFER; encoded by the coding sequence ATGCCGCAAATCCACGGCTATCACGCCCACGTGTATTTCGATGCACAGACCATCGACCAGGCCCGCGCCTTGTGCGAGGCTGCCACGGCGAAATTTGAAATCCAGATGGGCCGGGTGCATCAGCAATTGGTCGGGCCACATCCGGACTGGAGCTGCCAGCTGGCATTCGCCCACAAGGACTTTGCCGACATCGTGCTGTGGTTGGCGCTGAATCGTAAGCAACTGGTGGTGTTCCTGCATCCGTTGACCGGCGACGAACTGGCCGATCATACGGCGCATGCGATCTGGATGGGCGCGGTACGTCCGCTGAATCTGGACGTGTTCGAACGCTGA
- a CDS encoding choline sulfate utilization transcriptional regulator: MFESLGGQSLDLLRVFEAAARSRSFTAAASELGTTQPAISQQIKRLEEQLATRLFDRVYRGIALTEAGEELFSHVQAGLQSIDSGLTAITRRHQHEVLQVATDFAFAAYWLMPRLHRFHQLNPDVDVSLVTSERSHGMLRADIDVAVLFGDGRFQQGQSHWLFSEEVFPVCSPRLLGGCPPPLALEVLRELPLLHLRNQGSLWFDWAGVFRALGIEQAPTPGQLRFDNYTLLIQAAIGGQGVALGWRHLVDNLIEQGLLCRPISASVMSASGYYLVLPQRKRRLPLIQQFVDWLISEQSDSQASLAGQPLPPIAV, from the coding sequence ATGTTTGAGAGCCTTGGCGGACAGTCACTGGACCTGCTGCGGGTATTCGAGGCCGCAGCCCGCTCGCGCAGCTTTACCGCGGCGGCCAGCGAGCTGGGCACCACCCAGCCGGCGATCAGCCAGCAGATCAAGCGCCTGGAAGAACAGCTGGCGACCCGGCTGTTCGACCGGGTGTATCGCGGCATCGCCCTGACCGAGGCCGGAGAAGAACTGTTCAGCCACGTGCAGGCCGGTCTGCAGTCCATCGATTCTGGCCTGACCGCCATTACCCGGCGGCATCAGCATGAAGTGCTGCAGGTCGCCACAGATTTTGCCTTTGCCGCCTACTGGCTGATGCCGCGCCTGCATCGCTTTCACCAGCTCAACCCGGACGTGGATGTCAGCCTGGTCACCAGTGAGCGCAGCCACGGCATGTTGCGCGCCGATATCGATGTGGCGGTGCTGTTCGGCGATGGGCGTTTTCAGCAGGGGCAGAGCCACTGGTTGTTCAGCGAAGAAGTGTTTCCGGTATGCAGCCCGCGCTTGCTGGGTGGTTGCCCGCCGCCTCTGGCGCTGGAAGTTTTGCGCGAGTTGCCGTTGCTGCACCTGCGCAACCAAGGCAGCCTGTGGTTCGATTGGGCGGGCGTGTTTCGTGCCCTCGGCATCGAACAGGCACCGACTCCCGGCCAGTTGCGCTTCGACAATTACACCCTGTTGATCCAGGCTGCCATTGGCGGGCAAGGCGTTGCATTGGGCTGGCGGCATCTGGTCGATAACCTGATTGAGCAAGGGCTGCTGTGCCGGCCGATCAGTGCCAGCGTCATGTCCGCGTCGGGTTATTACCTGGTGCTACCGCAACGCAAACGCCGCCTGCCACTGATCCAGCAATTCGTTGACTGGTTGATCAGCGAGCAGTCGGATAGCCAGGCGTCATTGGCCGGTCAGCCACTGCCGCCGATTGCAGTCTGA
- the betC gene encoding choline-sulfatase, with amino-acid sequence MKRNNILFIMADQMAAPILPIYAPSPIKLPNLSRLAREAVVFEAAYCNSPLCAPSRFTLVSGQLPSKIGAYDNAADFPADIPTYAHYLRSLGYRTALSGKMHFCGPDQLHGYEERLTSDIYPADYGWAVNWDEPDVRPSWYHNMSSVLQAGPCVRTNQLDFDEEVVFKAQQYLFDHVRQDGDAPFCLTVSMTHPHDPYTIPKAFWDLYSDDEIPMPVAHADQNALDPHSQRLLKVYDLWDKPLPEHKIRDARRAYFGACSYIDHNIGKLLQTLEDTGLAEDTIIVFSGDHGDMLGERGLWYKMHWFEMAARVPLLIHAPGQFAARRVSAAVSTADLLPTLVELAAGRVDDNLPLDGRSLLPHLQGSDGHDEVFGEYMAEGTTSPLMMIRRGTWKFIYSEQDPCLLFDVHNDPQEQQDLSQSAAHRALFEAFLAEARERWDIPAIHQQVLASQRRRRFVAKALASGKLKSWDHQPLVDASQQYMRNHIDLDDLERRARFPTP; translated from the coding sequence ATGAAACGCAACAACATTCTTTTCATCATGGCCGATCAGATGGCCGCGCCCATTCTGCCGATCTATGCGCCTTCGCCAATCAAGTTGCCCAACCTGAGCCGCCTGGCCCGCGAAGCGGTGGTGTTCGAGGCGGCCTACTGCAACAGCCCGCTGTGCGCGCCATCGCGTTTCACGCTGGTCAGCGGCCAGTTGCCGAGCAAGATCGGCGCCTACGACAACGCAGCGGACTTTCCTGCCGACATTCCGACCTACGCGCACTACCTGCGCAGCCTCGGCTACCGCACCGCGCTGTCGGGCAAGATGCACTTCTGCGGCCCGGACCAGTTGCACGGCTATGAAGAACGGCTGACCAGCGACATCTACCCGGCCGACTACGGCTGGGCGGTGAACTGGGACGAGCCCGATGTGCGCCCAAGCTGGTATCACAATATGTCGTCGGTGTTGCAGGCCGGTCCCTGTGTGCGCACCAACCAGCTGGATTTCGACGAAGAGGTGGTGTTCAAGGCCCAGCAGTATCTATTCGACCATGTGCGCCAGGACGGCGATGCGCCGTTTTGCCTGACCGTGTCGATGACTCACCCGCATGACCCGTACACCATTCCCAAGGCGTTCTGGGACCTGTACAGCGACGACGAAATTCCGATGCCGGTGGCCCACGCCGATCAGAATGCGCTGGACCCACACTCGCAACGGCTGCTCAAGGTCTACGATCTATGGGACAAACCGCTGCCCGAACACAAAATCCGTGACGCCCGGCGTGCCTACTTCGGCGCTTGCAGCTACATCGACCACAACATTGGCAAGCTCTTGCAGACCCTGGAAGACACCGGCCTGGCCGAGGACACCATCATCGTGTTCTCCGGTGACCACGGCGACATGCTCGGCGAGCGCGGCCTCTGGTACAAAATGCACTGGTTCGAAATGGCCGCCCGGGTGCCGCTGCTGATTCATGCACCGGGGCAGTTCGCGGCGCGGCGGGTCAGTGCGGCGGTGTCTACCGCCGACCTGCTGCCGACCCTGGTCGAGCTGGCCGCAGGGCGAGTGGATGACAACCTGCCGCTCGATGGCCGCTCGCTGTTGCCACACCTGCAAGGCAGCGACGGGCATGACGAGGTCTTTGGCGAATACATGGCCGAAGGCACCACCAGCCCACTGATGATGATCCGCCGCGGCACCTGGAAGTTCATCTACTCGGAACAGGACCCGTGCCTGTTGTTCGATGTGCACAACGATCCGCAGGAACAACAAGACCTCAGCCAGTCAGCGGCCCACCGTGCGCTGTTCGAGGCATTTTTGGCCGAGGCACGTGAACGCTGGGACATCCCGGCGATCCACCAACAGGTACTCGCCAGCCAGCGCCGCCGCCGCTTTGTGGCCAAGGCGCTGGCCAGCGGCAAACTCAAGAGCTGGGACCACCAGCCACTGGTCGATGCCAGCCAGCAGTACATGCGCAACCACATCGACCTGGACGACCTGGAGCGCCGCGCACGCTTCCCCACCCCCTGA